In Anticarsia gemmatalis isolate Benzon Research Colony breed Stoneville strain chromosome 5, ilAntGemm2 primary, whole genome shotgun sequence, the following are encoded in one genomic region:
- the LOC142972836 gene encoding LMBR1 domain-containing protein 2 homolog isoform X1 → MAYTLFVIELISAFILAATLLYRYGDCYRNHIIVTVSVLTAWYFSFVIMFILPLDISSTVYRQCIENAAKIVTTTQAGIPNVTTVPPPGIECQKPTTFVSSDIFPNLWRVVYWTSQCLTWLIMPMMQSYSKAGDFTVKGKLKSALVDNAIYYGSYLLICGILLIYIALKPGLYLDPPKIKAIASSASNTWGLFLLILLLGYALVEVPRNLWNNSKKNYTLTYCYFKIAKLSTDKCEAEETVDDILDSLKAVNAAVGSGHPLQRHVETIVQKLPIQLRDRLNGRAQPERPTSPSLKSLVNLHKKTIKALHVLQRTETQYGLMLERIFHLEDIAANSRSPDHRFQHTFHTPRPRLQRILYPPIFEWYWECFLKQYFLKTMAVITGLMSIAVVWSEMTFFCKKPVLSIFANIVIAATDSYNYLAIEAISTIIIAYMFYCALSTVLKIRLLNLYYLAPHHQTNEYSLIFSGMMVCRLTPAMCLNFLSLVHMDSHVIKERVMETYYTQIMGHMDVLGIISEGFNIYFPMLVVLLCVATYLSLGSRLLSLCGFQQFVGDDELTTDLVDEGREIVKREKRKRQRAEESMTRRRDYNERFANYRSARDTQDGAHTGLLNDVDSDYYVQPSPERNQPQLSGYQRAEMPYNRSNVTLEDELDQRFGESTLPAIRTEFDDRRRDKMTLPPRGLFDDV, encoded by the exons ATGGCTTACACGTTATTTGTGATAGAACTGATATCTGCGTTTATATTGGCAGCTACACTGCTGTACAGATATGGAGACTGTTACAGGAATCACATAATAGTGACTGTGTCTGTGTTGACAGCATGGTACTTTTCCTTTGTGATTATGTTCATCTTGCCCTTAGATATATCGTCG ACCGTATATAGACAATGTATTGAGAATGCAGCTAAAATCGTAACAACAACGCAAGCAGGGATACCCAATGTGACCACAGTGCCTCCCCCAGGCATCGAGTGTCAGAAACCCACAACGTTTGTCAGCAGTGATATATTCCCTAATCTATGGAGAGTTGTCTACTGGACATCACAATGTTTAACTTG GCTCATAATGCCGATGATGCAGTCATACAGCAAAGCTGGCGACTTCACAGTCAAAGGGAAACTCAAATCAGCTCTAGTGGACAATGCGATATACTACGGGTCATATCTATTGATCTGCGGCATCCTACTCATATACATCGCACTCAAACCGGGCTTATACTTAGACCCCCCTAAGATAAAGGCTATAGCTTCATCGGCCAGTAACACATGGGGTCTGTTCTTATTGATTCTTCTCCTGGGATACGCTTTAGTGGAAGTGCCAAGGAATCTATGGAATAATTCAAAGAAGAATTATACTTTGACATACTGTTATTTCAAGATCGCGAAGCTAAGTACGGATAAGTGCGAAGCGGAGGAAACGGTGGATGATATTTTGGAT agCTTAAAAGCGGTGAACGCGGCGGTGGGTTCAGGGCACCCGCTGCAGCGTCACGTCGAGACGATAGTACAAAAGTTACCGATACAACTGCGCGACAGACTCAACGGTCGCGCGCAGCCTGAACGACCAACATCACCTTCACTCAAGTCCCTTGTCAACTTACATAAGAAG acGATCAAAGCCCTGCACGTGCTACAACGCACGGAGACGCAGTACGGTCTGATGCTGGAGCGCATCTTCCACCTCGAGGATATAGCGGCCAACTCGCGCTCGCCCGACCATCGCTTCCAGCACACCTTCCATACACCACGCCCGCGTCTACAGAGGATACTGTACCCACCTATCTTTG AGTGGTACTGGGAATGTTTCCTGAAACAGTATTTCCTGAAAACCATGGCGGTGATCACAGGCCTCATGTCTATAGCGGTGGTGTGGTCTGAGATGACGTTCTTCTGTAAGAAACCCGTACTGTCCATATTTGCCAACATCGTCATTGCAGCTACTGATAGTTACAACTATTTGGCTATTGAG GCaatatcaacaataataatcGCGTACATGTTCTACTGCGCGCTGTCCACCGTACTCAAGATCCGTCTGCTCAACCTGTACTACCTGGCGCCTCACCACCAGACCAACGAGTACAGTCTCATATTCTCCGGCATGATGGTGTGCAGGCTCACGCCGGCCATGTGCCTCAACTTCCTCAGTCTTGTGCATATGGACTCGCATGTTATTAAGGAGAGGGTTATGGAGACTTACTATACACAG ATAATGGGTCACATGGACGTGCTGGGCATCATATCGGAGGGGTTCAACATCTACTTCCCGATGCTGGTGGTGTTGCTGTGCGTGGCCACGTACCTCTCGCTCGGCAGCCGCCTGCTCTCGCTGTGCGGCTTCCAGCAGTTCGTGGGCGATGACGAGCTCACCACCGACTTGGTGGACGAAGGCAGGGAGATTGTTAAACGAG AGAAGCGTAAACGCCAACGCGCGGAGGAGTCGATGACGCGTCGCCGTGACTACAACGAGCGGTTCGCCAACTACCGCTCCGCGAGAGACACGCAGGACGGAG CCCACACCGGGCTTTTGAATGACGTGGATTCAGATTACTACGTGCAACCGAGCCCTGAGCGAAACCAGCCGCAGCTGAGCGGGTACCAGCGAGCCGAGATGCCATACAACAGGTCGAATGTAACGCTTGAAGATGAACTAGACCAACGGTTCGGAGAGAGCACCCTTCCTGCTATAAGGACGGAGTTTGATGACCGAAGGCGTGATAAAATGACGCTCCCGCCCCGCGGACTATTCGACGACGTATAA
- the LOC142972836 gene encoding LMBR1 domain-containing protein 2 homolog isoform X2 has protein sequence MAYTLFVIELISAFILAATLLYRYGDCYRNHIIVTVSVLTAWYFSFVIMFILPLDISSTVYRQCIENAAKIVTTTQAGIPNVTTVPPPGIECQKPTTFVSSDIFPNLWRVVYWTSQCLTWLIMPMMQSYSKAGDFTVKGKLKSALVDNAIYYGSYLLICGILLIYIALKPGLYLDPPKIKAIASSASNTWGLFLLILLLGYALVEVPRNLWNNSKKNYTLTYCYFKIAKLSTDKCEAEETVDDILDSLKAVNAAVGSGHPLQRHVETIVQKLPIQLRDRLNGRAQPERPTSPSLKSLVNLHKKTIKALHVLQRTETQYGLMLERIFHLEDIAANSRSPDHRFQHTFHTPRPRLQRILYPPIFEWYWECFLKQYFLKTMAVITGLMSIAVVWSEMTFFCKKPVLSIFANIVIAATDSYNYLAIEAISTIIIAYMFYCALSTVLKIRLLNLYYLAPHHQTNEYSLIFSGMMVCRLTPAMCLNFLSLVHMDSHVIKERVMETYYTQIMGHMDVLGIISEGFNIYFPMLVVLLCVATYLSLGSRLLSLCGFQQFVGDDELTTDLVDEGREIVKREKRKRQRAEESMTRRRDYNERFANYRSARDTQDGDYYVQPSPERNQPQLSGYQRAEMPYNRSNVTLEDELDQRFGESTLPAIRTEFDDRRRDKMTLPPRGLFDDV, from the exons ATGGCTTACACGTTATTTGTGATAGAACTGATATCTGCGTTTATATTGGCAGCTACACTGCTGTACAGATATGGAGACTGTTACAGGAATCACATAATAGTGACTGTGTCTGTGTTGACAGCATGGTACTTTTCCTTTGTGATTATGTTCATCTTGCCCTTAGATATATCGTCG ACCGTATATAGACAATGTATTGAGAATGCAGCTAAAATCGTAACAACAACGCAAGCAGGGATACCCAATGTGACCACAGTGCCTCCCCCAGGCATCGAGTGTCAGAAACCCACAACGTTTGTCAGCAGTGATATATTCCCTAATCTATGGAGAGTTGTCTACTGGACATCACAATGTTTAACTTG GCTCATAATGCCGATGATGCAGTCATACAGCAAAGCTGGCGACTTCACAGTCAAAGGGAAACTCAAATCAGCTCTAGTGGACAATGCGATATACTACGGGTCATATCTATTGATCTGCGGCATCCTACTCATATACATCGCACTCAAACCGGGCTTATACTTAGACCCCCCTAAGATAAAGGCTATAGCTTCATCGGCCAGTAACACATGGGGTCTGTTCTTATTGATTCTTCTCCTGGGATACGCTTTAGTGGAAGTGCCAAGGAATCTATGGAATAATTCAAAGAAGAATTATACTTTGACATACTGTTATTTCAAGATCGCGAAGCTAAGTACGGATAAGTGCGAAGCGGAGGAAACGGTGGATGATATTTTGGAT agCTTAAAAGCGGTGAACGCGGCGGTGGGTTCAGGGCACCCGCTGCAGCGTCACGTCGAGACGATAGTACAAAAGTTACCGATACAACTGCGCGACAGACTCAACGGTCGCGCGCAGCCTGAACGACCAACATCACCTTCACTCAAGTCCCTTGTCAACTTACATAAGAAG acGATCAAAGCCCTGCACGTGCTACAACGCACGGAGACGCAGTACGGTCTGATGCTGGAGCGCATCTTCCACCTCGAGGATATAGCGGCCAACTCGCGCTCGCCCGACCATCGCTTCCAGCACACCTTCCATACACCACGCCCGCGTCTACAGAGGATACTGTACCCACCTATCTTTG AGTGGTACTGGGAATGTTTCCTGAAACAGTATTTCCTGAAAACCATGGCGGTGATCACAGGCCTCATGTCTATAGCGGTGGTGTGGTCTGAGATGACGTTCTTCTGTAAGAAACCCGTACTGTCCATATTTGCCAACATCGTCATTGCAGCTACTGATAGTTACAACTATTTGGCTATTGAG GCaatatcaacaataataatcGCGTACATGTTCTACTGCGCGCTGTCCACCGTACTCAAGATCCGTCTGCTCAACCTGTACTACCTGGCGCCTCACCACCAGACCAACGAGTACAGTCTCATATTCTCCGGCATGATGGTGTGCAGGCTCACGCCGGCCATGTGCCTCAACTTCCTCAGTCTTGTGCATATGGACTCGCATGTTATTAAGGAGAGGGTTATGGAGACTTACTATACACAG ATAATGGGTCACATGGACGTGCTGGGCATCATATCGGAGGGGTTCAACATCTACTTCCCGATGCTGGTGGTGTTGCTGTGCGTGGCCACGTACCTCTCGCTCGGCAGCCGCCTGCTCTCGCTGTGCGGCTTCCAGCAGTTCGTGGGCGATGACGAGCTCACCACCGACTTGGTGGACGAAGGCAGGGAGATTGTTAAACGAG AGAAGCGTAAACGCCAACGCGCGGAGGAGTCGATGACGCGTCGCCGTGACTACAACGAGCGGTTCGCCAACTACCGCTCCGCGAGAGACACGCAGGACGGAG ATTACTACGTGCAACCGAGCCCTGAGCGAAACCAGCCGCAGCTGAGCGGGTACCAGCGAGCCGAGATGCCATACAACAGGTCGAATGTAACGCTTGAAGATGAACTAGACCAACGGTTCGGAGAGAGCACCCTTCCTGCTATAAGGACGGAGTTTGATGACCGAAGGCGTGATAAAATGACGCTCCCGCCCCGCGGACTATTCGACGACGTATAA
- the LOC142972835 gene encoding proteasome-associated protein ECM29 homolog translates to MSEMEVTESGNDCSNDLLLLDRVFLRLGNADSDDQLESCLTRFLPPVILKLSSPHEQVRTKVMELLVHVNKRVKCRADVQLPVETLLKQYMDTTSNSFIINFSIIYITMGFPRLPREKQISLAPCLLEAIENKPQGHQDSILMLVMPLLGDIKENDLNLKEKPKLSNLILKYATDVLLLPYRALPNPGESEFQVPPGMSMKTYKRIIDKNQLNPNQLEEMKLSIVNFISKDIFNMNDILLTLIVAAADSRFSVANHANSPLIRCNSSVDWSQPSVVAPLYSLYLGTWGGMKVPPDDRKVPACTRLRLKLIQYLNKATGPAIMFPHCVQVVFSSLFDPNTNSRLRNLALVFLLNVINGGDQTQLKRVSTVFQQGLLKLVRSEEHAEHHPKAYMCLGRLVLKCPENLNNQFALLEELVKKIPDAVPEMKTALRDALLEMSGAYKINTQVKSSDTASTSQADKMDVDEDKARLFDEPQALALFALLDHYMLSEESMIRYIAMRYSAAVFPQDYVPSRYLLLLASGDSQDDIATEALKCLYGTSRPNEIEDVVNNVSKKETTTVNIDEDASKKDKDRAPETDEFKVPKFKDVVNYIWEQMQKRKKGSNAKHRFVIGNQVLQFHPMTYQEILRYMRMCLNHDADLKDCSTHPNATSPILAKYFYENLLETDVLEQYLSMITLLLNACPDIMALTSFLDIVGCVPEKMAAKYTSLLPFLRNLFTTSTKEDIRDIAAVIYAIITVHTSEKSAIERDIKEFVVQGQNNKSLEAQCGYLAAFANMCERCIALSKRGKFGGKGFQPANWEPYKEGAVVLANFLSSPQTLLINSSVSAISLLVRCSGLPLPDSSSKQATHLQGENPFNINSNDVTDDDVTKFLVADRLFKIVGNAKLPSKVKERALYTLGLMCCGERLSFAKQIVMGFLQMAKDSKEFEIHLQIGESLVLCVEGVNSNENRDLWTELPREGAAKVRDTEALKENDVLLEWLLGELFKIGRHPHPHSRQATSIWLLALLKNCPEREPIKTKLQVLQNVFMDFLSENSEIVQDVASKGLSLVYQNSEESQKQALVAQIIDQLTSGKRSVAQVTEDTKIFEEGQLGKAPTGGNLSTYKELCSLASDLNQPDLLYKFMHLAHHNSMWNSKKGAAFGFHSIALQAGAQLSEHLPKIVPRLYRYRFDPTPRIQNSMQSIWHAIVPNTQATVQKYHKEILDDLVANLTSNQWRVRMSCCNALSDLLRGAQSLHESLHQLPTIWSQLFRVMDDVHEGTRQAATSTANVLSKLCIRAADVSQGKDGKEIVSVILPILLDNGITNLVREVRSVSLQTVSKLVTSAGESLKPFLSRLIPALAGAAGDLENVKLSYLSTALADSSTRDVLDDMRASAARHHYTTDTVVKCMPYVDIEVMKDMLPKILELMKSPQLGTKVACCHFIVLAAHYLRADLEPVAGKIMNNLLNGTFDRNATVRKNYAEALGQVSAYAKLSSVEKLMKKLVTLYETKEDDTSRQAIGLTLKSIAKAKIEHIKDNENVIAAMVFLAMHAPKDDDSTTVEMFEEIWTDISPARESGIKQHLPAIREEIEKALNSSSWTKKIQAANSIKTICKEVSSGLGEQREQLIRALLAAVHGKTFDGKQHVIEALAELCAVKDGEAPVSPALAAECITALLTEARKQEMVYKRHAIAALGRALSATQLDSFHQLYEIVKGILSKSELSMGKESDEEDNEGARQRQEQLTALKEAAYELLGKAWPKEPDTQEKYQSVFFDHCTSSYPSSSRSTQLAILASIARVLERLAILDNVGEPMDTDNQTTSSRDKAVANVTEKVATVIDYTLKNSNQVRHRRDALNIMEILVKKLKDLNKTEEVDKLKSIYQLYVQELSKEQSHEIRTKIDSIKVHFK, encoded by the exons ATGTCTGAAATGGAAGTGACGGAGAGTGGGAACGATTGTTCCAATGATTTGC TGCTCCTGGACCGTGTGTTCCTGCGTCTCGGGAATGCGGACAGTGATGACCAGCTGGAGAGTTGCCTCACTCGGTTCCTTCCACCCGTAATCCTGAAATTGTCATCCCCTCATGAACAG gTGCGTACCAAAGTGATGGAGTTGCTGGTGCATGTGAACAAGAGAGTCAAATGCCGGGCTGATGTCCAGCTGCCTGTGGAGACTCTGCTGAAGCAGTACATGGACACCACCTCCAATAGctttattatt AACTTCTCCATAATCTACATAACTATGGGTTTCCCGAGACTGCCTCGTGAGAAACAAATCAGTTTAGCTCCCTGTCTGTTGGAGGCTATTGAGAACAAACCTCAGGGACATCAAGATAG TATCTTAATGCTAGTCATGCCTCTGCTGGGTGACATCAAGGAGAATGATCTGAATCTAAAAGAGAAACCAAAATTGTCCAATCTGATACTCAAGTATGCCACTGATGTCCTGTTATTACCATACAG GGCATTACCAAATCCAGGTGAGAGTGAATTCCAAGTGCCGCCCGGAATGAGCATGAAGACATATAAACGCATTATTGATAAAAACCAGTTGAATCCTAATCAGCTTGAGGAG ATGAAGCTATCGATAGTGAACTTCATAAGTAAGGACATATTTAACATGAACGATATTCTGCTTACGTTGATCGTGGCGGCTGCCGACTCACGGTTCAGTGTTGCCAATCACGCTAATAGCCCGCTCATTAGATGTAATAG TTCTGTAGATTGGTCGCAGCCTTCAGTGGTGGCGCCACTGTACTCCCTGTATTTGGGCACTTGGGGTGGTATGAAGGTGCCCCCAGATGATCGCAAG gTGCCTGCTTGCACGAGATTGCGATTGAAATTGATACAATATTTGAACAAGGCGACTGGACCGGCGATTATGTTCCCTCATTGTGTTCAG gTTGTATTCTCATCGTTGTTTGATCCAAACACAAACTCGCGACTACGAAACTTGGCACTAGTATTTCTTCTGAACGTGATAAATGG TGGTGACCAGACACAACTGAAGAGGGTCTCGACGGTGTTCCAACAAGGATTGCTGAAGCTAGTCCGTTCTGAGGAACACGCCGAACATCATCCCAAAGCCTACATGTGTCTAG GTCGCCTAGTACTGAAATGTCCCGAGAACCTGAATAACCAGTTCGCGTTACTGGAGGAGTTAGTAAAGAAGATTCCTGACGCGGTGCCTGAAATGAAGACCGCGCTACGAGATGCGCTGCTCGAGATGTCTGGCGCTTACAAGATTAATACTCAAG tgAAATCATCAGACACGGCAAGCACGTCACAAGCAGATAAAATGGACGTCGACGAGGACAAAGCGAGACTGTTCGATGAGCCTCAAGCTTTGGCGCTGTTCGCCTTGTTAGATCA TTACATGTTGAGCGAAGAGTCAATGATCCGGTACATAGCGATGCGGTACTCGGCGGCGGTGTTCCCACAAGACTATGTGCCGTCACGATACTTGCTACTACTGGCTAGTGGAGATTC CCAAGACGATATCGCAACAGAAGCTCTAAAGTGTCTATACGGCACATCACGTCCCAACGAAATCGAAGACGTAGTGAACAACGTGTCAAAGAAAGAGACAACAACAGTGAACATAGACGAGGATGCCTCTAAGAAAGACAAGGACAGAGCACCGGAGACTGACGAGTTCAAAGTGCCGAAGTTCAAAGATGTAGTGAATTATATATGGGAACAAATGCAGAAGAGGAAGAAAGGGTCGAACGCTAAGCATCGGTTTGTGATCGGTAACCAAGTGTTGCAGTTTCATCCGATGACTTATCAAGAG aTCTTACGCTACATGCGCATGTGTTTGAACCACGACGCGGACCTGAAGGACTGCTCGACTCATCCCAACGCGACGTCGCCCATCCTAGCGAAATACTTCTACGAGAATCTCTTAGAAACTGATGTGTTGGAGCAGTATCTTAGCATGATTACTTTGTTGTTGAACGCTTGTCCAG ATATAATGGCGTTAACCTCCTTCTTGGACATAGTAGGCTGCGTTCCCGAAAAAATGGCTGCCAAATACACAAGCCTGCTCCCATTCCTTCGCAATCTATTCACGACCAGTACCAAGGAAGACATTCGAGACATCGCTGCCGTCATCTACGCTATCATAACGGTCCATACGAGCGAGAAGTCGGCGATAGAGCGAGATATCAAAGAGTTCGTGGTACAGGGACAGAATAATAAGAGTTTGGAGGCACAGTGCGGGTATTTGGCTGCGTTTGCTAATATGTGCGAGAGGTGTATCGCTTTGTCTAAGAGGGGAAAGTTCGGTGGTAAAGGATTCCAGCCGGCGAATTGGGAGCCGTACAAAGAAGGTGCTGTAGTTTTAG CAAACTTCCTATCAAGTCCTCAAACGTTACTAATCAACTCATCAGTATCAGCCATCTCTCTCCTCGTTCGTTGTTCCGGCCTACCTCTCCCTGACAGCTCATCAAAACAAGCCACTCACCTGCAAGGCGAGAACCCATTCAACATCAACAGCAATGACGTCACAGACGATGACGTCACCAAGTTCCTCGTCGCTGATAGGCTGTTTAAGATCGTTGGGAATGCGAAGTTGCCGTCTAAGGTCAAAGAGAGGGCTCTGTATACACTCGGCTTGATGTGTTGCGGGGAACGGTTGAGTTTCGCGAAACAAATTGTTATGGGATTCTTGCAGATGGCTAAAGAT AGCAAAGAGTTTGAAATCCATCTACAAATTGGCGAGTCGTTAGTGTTATGTGTTGAAGGTGTCAACTCTAATGAGAACAGGGACTTGTGGACTGAGTTGCCGAGAGAG GGTGCGGCTAAAGTAAGGGACACGGAAGCATTGAAGGAGAACGATGTACTACTTGAATGGTTGCTCGGAGAACTGTTCAAGATTGGTAGACACCCACATCCACACTCAAGACag GCGACTAGTATTTGGTTGTTGGCGCTACTTAAGAATTGTCCGGAGCGTGAACCAATCAAAACCAAGTTGCAAGTACTACAGAACGTGTTTATGGACTTCTTGTCTGAAAACAGCG AGATAGTCCAGGACGTGGCCAGCAAGGGCCTCAGTCTCGTGTACCAGAACTCTGAAGAGAGTCAGAAACAAGCGCTAGTGGCTCAGATCATAGACCAGTTAACTAGTGGCAAGCGTTCCGTGGCGCAGGTCACTGAGGATACTAAGATATTTGAAGAAGGACAGCTTGGGAAAGCACCTACTGG TGGGAATCTGTCAACATACAAAGAGCTATGTTCCCTGGCGTCGGACCTCAATCAACCGGATTTACTGTACAAGTTCATGCACCTTGCACATCATAACTCTATGTGGAACTCTAAGAAAG gAGCAGCGTTCGGTTTCCACTCAATAGCTTTACAAGCGGGTGCTCAGTTGTCGGAACACTTGCCTAAGATCGTGCCGCGACTGTACCGCTACCGGTTCGACCCCACGCCGCGCATACAGAACTCCATGCAGAGCATCTGGCATGCCATCGTGCCCAACACACAGGCTACG GTCCAAAAGTATCACAAGGAAATCTTAGACGACTTGGTGGCAAATCTGACATCGAATCAGTGGCGCGTGCGCATGTCGTGTTGTAACGCCCTCTCTGATTTATTGAG AGGTGCTCAAAGTCTACACGAGTCCCTGCACCAGTTGCCAACGATATGGTCGCAGTTGTTCAGAGTTATGGATGACGTTCATGAAGGTACCAGGCAAGCGGCCACCTCTACTGCTAATGTGCTGTCCAAG CTGTGTATCCGCGCGGCCGACGTGAGTCAGGGCAAGGACGGCAAGGAGATCGTGTCGGTCATTCTACCGATATTACTTGACAACGGCATTACCAACCTAGTCAGAGAAGTTAGGAGCGTCAg TTTACAAACAGTATCAAAGCTAGTAACATCGGCGGGAGAGAGTCTGAAGCCATTCCTGTCCCGCCTGATCCCGGCgctggcgggcgcggcgggtgACCTGGAGAACGTGAAGCTGTCGTACCTCAGTACCGCGCTCGCTGACTCCTCCACTCGAGACGTACTGGACGATATGAGGGCCAGCGCCGCTAGACATCATTATACTACTGATACTGTGGTTAAG TGTATGCCTTACGTCGACATCGAAGTAATGAAAGACATGCTGCCTAAAATCCTGGAACTAATGAAGTCCCCGCAACTTGGTACTAAAGTGGCGTGTTGTCACTTCATAGTGCTAGCGGCACATTATCTCCGAGCCGACCTGGAGCCCGTCGCGGGCAAGATCATGAACAACCTGCTTAATGGCACTTTTGATAGGAATGCGACCGTTAGGAAGAATTATGCTGAGGCGCTTGGACAAGTGTCGGCTTATGCTAAG CTTTCATCAGTAGAAAAGCTCATGAAGAAACTAGTAACTCTATACGAGACGAAGGAAGACGATACATCCCGGCAAGCCATCGGACTCACGCTCAAATCTATAGCGAAGGCGAAGATAGAACATATCAAAGATAATGAGAATGTCATCGCTGCTATGGTGTTCTTGGCTATGCACGCGCCTAAGGACGACG ATTCGACAACAGTGGAGATGTTCGAAGAGATATGGACAGACATAAGCCCGGCGCGAGAGAGCGGCATCAAGCAGCACTTGCCCGCGATACGCGAGGAGATCGAGAAAGCTCTTAACTCTAGCAGTTGGACCAAGAAGATACAA gcAGCGAACTCAATAAAAACGATATGCAAAGAAGTATCGTCAGGTCTGGGCGAGCAGCGGGAACAGCTGATCCGCGCTCTGTTGGCGGCCGTGCACGGCAAGACCTTCGACGGGAAACAACATGTTATTGAAGCACTTGCTGAGTTGTGCGC AGTGAAAGACGGCGAGGCCCCCGTATCCCCGGCGCTAGCGGCGGAGTGCATCACAGCGCTACTGACAGAAGCACGGAAACAAGAGATGGTGTACAAACGACACGCCATCGCCGCGCTCGGACGAGCTCTCTCCGCTACACAGCTGGACAGCTTCCACCAACTATATGAAATTGTTAAAGGGATATTGTCTAAG TCCGAGCTATCAATGGGCAAGGAATCAGATGAAGAAGACAACGAAGGTGCGAGACAGAGACAGGAACAACTGACAGCGTTGAAAGAAGCTGCGTACGAACTACTCGGGAAGGCGTGGCCTAAAGAACCAGACACGCAAG aaaaataCCAAAGCGTATTCTTCGATCACTGTACCTCATCATACCCGTCAAGCTCCCGCTCGACACAGCTCGCCATCCTCGCGTCCATTGCGCGGGTGTTAGAACGACTCGCGATACTGGACAATGTCGGGGAACCGATGGACACCGATAACCAGACAACGTCGAGTAGGGACAAGGCCGTCGCTAATGTTACGGAGAAAGTCGCTACTGTCATTGATTATACGCtca aaaaCAGCAACCAAGTAAGGCACAGGAGGGATGCGCTCAACATTATGGAAATACTTGTTAAGAAATTAAAAG ATCTCAACAAAACAGAAGAAGTAGATAAGCTCAAAAGTATATACCAGTTGTACGTACAAGAGTTGTCTAAGGAGCAGTCACACGAAATACGAACTAAAATAGACAGCATTAAGGTTCATTTTAAATAG